In Desulfovibrio inopinatus DSM 10711, the following proteins share a genomic window:
- a CDS encoding transposase — translation KQVGDTQILIPKPPKKKDSRHQRQKARQRFRRRAGIEPVIGHLKHDHRMARSYLKGAVGDTINLFMACAAFNLRKLMRKLGSLFALLAFLLLGGGANQRPAASIT, via the coding sequence TAAAACAGGTTGGAGATACACAAATCCTCATCCCGAAGCCGCCGAAGAAGAAAGACTCGCGACATCAGCGCCAGAAGGCCCGGCAACGCTTCCGCCGTCGAGCAGGCATCGAGCCGGTGATCGGCCATCTCAAGCACGACCACCGCATGGCGCGGAGCTACCTCAAGGGCGCGGTCGGGGACACCATCAATCTGTTCATGGCATGTGCGGCGTTCAATCTCAGAAAGCTGATGCGGAAGCTGGGAAGTCTTTTTGCGCTCCTGGCGTTTCTGCTCCTCGGAGGAGGCGCGAACCAGAGACCGGCGGCAAGCATCACATAG
- a CDS encoding WD40 repeat domain-containing protein, whose translation MSEYDNDSTPGLTTFSFDAFVTGAAVSKSSPMAGFGLGDGRVALVDPRTPETPNIVSLGEDCGILSFAAAPKSGFIAGTDDGRFLKITDSGEVLELLSIPGKWIEPIAVATRGPLMAAGAGNDVYLFADDADEAPEKLGPHPGTVTGLAVAPGGTIVACAHHGGMSLWKLEDGFSDPKTLEWPGSNQFTAFSPGGRYLVCATQDKTLYGLDFETSKQFGLTGYPNKVTSLGFTADESLLLTDAEQAFVAWVLPRGQSDDAVVFSPIEEALMTAIAPHPKFPLAVGGFTGGVVMLADMNKQTATPMTILDGDKISCLNWSHDGLFLVGGSEDGDGFLLNMMQFLGMA comes from the coding sequence ATGAGTGAATACGACAACGACAGCACTCCAGGCCTGACGACGTTTTCCTTTGATGCTTTTGTCACCGGCGCCGCCGTGTCCAAGTCATCTCCTATGGCCGGTTTTGGATTAGGTGACGGGCGTGTTGCTTTGGTTGATCCGCGCACCCCGGAAACACCGAACATCGTCTCTCTCGGCGAAGATTGCGGCATTCTGTCATTTGCCGCTGCACCCAAAAGCGGATTCATTGCCGGCACGGATGACGGCCGGTTCCTCAAAATCACAGACTCCGGAGAGGTTCTCGAACTACTCTCCATTCCGGGTAAATGGATTGAACCGATTGCTGTGGCCACCCGAGGCCCACTCATGGCAGCCGGAGCCGGAAACGATGTCTACTTATTTGCCGACGATGCCGATGAAGCCCCGGAAAAGCTCGGCCCGCATCCCGGGACCGTGACAGGATTAGCCGTCGCTCCGGGGGGGACCATTGTTGCCTGTGCGCATCACGGCGGTATGTCCCTTTGGAAGCTCGAAGATGGTTTTTCCGACCCCAAAACCTTGGAGTGGCCAGGATCAAACCAATTCACCGCATTTTCTCCCGGCGGCCGCTATCTTGTTTGTGCCACCCAGGATAAAACGCTTTATGGCCTCGACTTCGAGACCTCGAAGCAGTTCGGTCTCACCGGCTATCCCAACAAAGTGACCAGCCTCGGTTTCACAGCCGATGAATCATTGCTCCTTACCGATGCCGAACAAGCGTTTGTGGCCTGGGTACTCCCTCGTGGACAGAGCGACGATGCCGTTGTCTTCTCACCCATCGAAGAAGCGCTGATGACCGCCATCGCCCCACACCCCAAATTCCCCCTGGCCGTAGGAGGATTCACCGGTGGTGTTGTCATGCTGGCAGACATGAATAAACAAACGGCTACCCCCATGACCATTCTCGACGGCGATAAAATCAGTTGCCTCAATTGGTCACACGACGGGCTCTTCCTCGTCGGTGGCAGCGAAGACGGTGACGGGTTCCTGCTTAATATGATGCAGTTTCTTGGCATGGCATAA
- a CDS encoding CobW family GTP-binding protein, with translation MSQIPVTVLTGYLGAGKTTLLNRILSENHGRRFAVIVNEFGELGIDAGLVVDAQEEIYEMNNGCVCCNVRGDLIRIVNGLIKRRGRFDGILVETTGLAEPAPVIQTFYMDDETRERTKLDAIVTVVDAHHFSDQSKRCKEVVRQVVYANVVLVNKIDLIDDETLQTCLDNIRSINPGAEIITTTRCDAPIASLLDKDAFDITKVMANDPFFLMPDGHVHDHGDDLKSISLSVPGAVDLDAFQQFIGKVLEEQGQDILRSKGILEIADSDLRFVFQGVHMLAEMSYGAPWKEEEPRGSRVVFIGRGLDKDALTAAFTACTNPVEANA, from the coding sequence ATGTCCCAGATTCCCGTCACCGTATTGACCGGCTACCTTGGTGCCGGCAAAACAACATTGCTGAATCGAATCCTCAGCGAAAACCACGGACGCCGATTCGCCGTCATCGTCAACGAATTCGGCGAACTCGGCATTGATGCCGGATTGGTTGTCGACGCACAGGAAGAAATTTACGAAATGAATAATGGCTGCGTATGCTGCAACGTACGTGGCGACTTGATTCGCATCGTCAACGGACTGATTAAACGCCGGGGGAGATTTGACGGAATCCTGGTTGAAACAACCGGCTTGGCTGAACCGGCTCCTGTCATTCAGACGTTTTATATGGATGATGAAACACGCGAGCGCACCAAACTCGACGCCATTGTCACCGTCGTTGATGCACACCACTTCTCCGACCAGTCCAAACGCTGCAAGGAAGTTGTTCGGCAAGTCGTTTACGCCAATGTCGTGCTTGTCAACAAAATAGACTTAATTGATGACGAGACATTGCAGACCTGTCTGGACAACATACGCTCCATCAATCCTGGAGCCGAAATCATCACCACCACGCGTTGTGACGCTCCCATTGCTTCGCTTCTCGACAAAGATGCCTTCGACATCACAAAAGTCATGGCGAACGATCCATTTTTCCTGATGCCCGATGGCCATGTTCACGACCACGGGGACGATCTCAAAAGTATCTCTCTCTCCGTACCCGGAGCGGTTGATCTTGACGCGTTCCAGCAATTCATCGGAAAAGTTCTTGAGGAACAAGGACAAGATATCCTGCGCAGTAAGGGCATTCTTGAAATTGCCGACTCTGACCTCCGTTTCGTCTTTCAAGGAGTCCATATGCTTGCAGAAATGAGTTACGGCGCCCCCTGGAAAGAAGAGGAACCACGAGGCAGCCGGGTCGTTTTCATTGGTCGCGGCCTCGACAAAGACGCATTGACTGCCGCCTTTACCGCATGCACCAATCCCGTGGAGGCAAACGCATGA
- the tmcD gene encoding electron transfer complex subunit TmcD: MDDEVIHDIGKEKTMLDVSKWDWQPGERQIAEPGAWSEKFEWVEELTASPDGEKIAAVVRTEDAESTVCVNGEAWEETFERVWGLKFSPDGRLAGLCQTMGEWTMGVDGETWSENYAYIWATKFGPQGSIAAAVQQDGEYGMGVEGELWETMYENANDFTLAPNGKSTCAVVQVKSLGQADVEGFLAGVFSVAINGVAWDRTFVNCWTPVFDANSTKVACQVRLTPFDYTIAVDGEPWSKTFGCVWDPLFNPADGSVLAPVRQGGKWGLAKNGDILWQPAYFQLWHTQASMSGDIYAIGAPVYGEFTVIANDKAWNDLFPAVIDLAVSPDGKRASAIGKKDYDYSLVVDDAIVAGPYPMIWKAVFSPDSKHYASKIELPGKKFTYFVDGKLYGRTFDQVFDPVFSPDSGKVLIRGVDGGTYVRIVVPVNEF, translated from the coding sequence TTGGATGACGAAGTGATCCATGACATAGGCAAGGAGAAAACCATGTTGGACGTGTCCAAATGGGACTGGCAGCCCGGAGAGCGGCAGATCGCCGAACCCGGAGCCTGGTCCGAGAAGTTTGAATGGGTCGAGGAACTCACCGCATCCCCCGATGGTGAAAAAATCGCGGCCGTTGTACGCACCGAGGACGCCGAGTCCACAGTCTGCGTGAACGGAGAAGCCTGGGAAGAAACCTTTGAGCGCGTTTGGGGTTTGAAATTCAGCCCTGATGGCCGTTTGGCTGGATTGTGCCAGACCATGGGCGAATGGACCATGGGCGTTGATGGCGAAACGTGGTCTGAAAACTATGCGTACATTTGGGCGACCAAGTTTGGGCCGCAAGGCTCCATTGCCGCTGCTGTTCAACAGGACGGCGAGTACGGGATGGGCGTTGAGGGCGAGCTGTGGGAAACCATGTACGAAAATGCCAACGATTTCACTTTGGCCCCGAACGGCAAGTCCACTTGTGCCGTTGTTCAGGTCAAATCACTCGGGCAGGCCGATGTTGAAGGCTTTCTGGCTGGCGTCTTTTCCGTCGCCATCAATGGCGTTGCTTGGGACCGCACGTTTGTGAACTGCTGGACCCCGGTGTTTGATGCCAATTCCACAAAAGTTGCCTGCCAGGTTCGTTTAACACCGTTTGATTACACCATCGCGGTGGACGGTGAACCGTGGTCCAAAACGTTTGGCTGTGTGTGGGACCCGTTGTTCAACCCGGCTGATGGCTCAGTTCTCGCCCCGGTCCGTCAGGGTGGCAAGTGGGGTCTCGCGAAGAATGGCGATATCCTGTGGCAGCCGGCTTACTTCCAGCTCTGGCACACCCAGGCGAGCATGTCCGGTGATATCTACGCTATCGGTGCTCCTGTGTACGGTGAATTCACAGTCATCGCCAATGACAAAGCATGGAACGATTTGTTCCCCGCAGTGATCGATCTTGCCGTGAGCCCGGATGGAAAGCGCGCATCGGCTATCGGGAAAAAAGACTACGACTACAGCTTGGTTGTCGACGATGCCATCGTGGCCGGTCCGTACCCCATGATTTGGAAAGCCGTGTTCAGCCCTGATTCCAAACACTACGCGTCGAAGATCGAGTTGCCCGGCAAGAAGTTCACCTACTTTGTTGACGGCAAGTTATACGGCCGCACCTTTGATCAGGTGTTCGATCCGGTGTTTAGCCCCGACTCCGGGAAAGTCCTCATCCGAGGCGTTGACGGCGGCACCTACGTCCGAATCGTCGTCCCTGTCAACGAATTCTAG
- the tmcC gene encoding TmcC family electron transfer complex membrane anchor subunit — MNAIYDFVSGPLCWIAFIVFIGGSAWRLYSMYNEAKKKDVNSLAYMDKHYALRSILNWLIPFRALGWKENPGMTVATFLFHICLILTPLFLLGHIVLLEQNLGISYPALPDGLADFMTIIVIAACVYFYWRRKSQPDVKFLTTRKDWFALCVAFLPFFTGFLAYHGIGGDKFMTILHILAGELMLVAIPFTRLSHMIFGLFSRAYMGSEFGGIRRVQDW; from the coding sequence ATGAACGCTATTTACGATTTCGTTTCCGGCCCCCTGTGCTGGATCGCCTTTATCGTCTTCATTGGCGGCAGCGCTTGGCGGTTGTATTCCATGTACAATGAGGCCAAGAAAAAAGATGTGAACTCTTTGGCGTATATGGATAAACATTACGCCCTGCGCTCCATCTTGAACTGGCTTATCCCGTTTCGGGCTTTGGGTTGGAAAGAAAATCCCGGCATGACCGTCGCGACGTTTCTCTTCCACATTTGTCTGATTTTGACCCCGCTTTTTCTTCTTGGGCACATCGTGCTTTTGGAACAAAATCTGGGTATTTCCTATCCGGCGCTGCCAGACGGTCTGGCCGATTTCATGACGATTATCGTCATTGCTGCCTGCGTGTATTTTTACTGGCGTCGTAAGTCCCAACCCGACGTGAAGTTCTTGACTACGCGCAAAGACTGGTTCGCTCTGTGCGTTGCCTTTTTGCCGTTCTTTACGGGTTTTCTTGCCTACCACGGCATCGGTGGTGACAAGTTTATGACTATTCTTCATATACTGGCCGGCGAACTCATGCTGGTCGCCATACCGTTCACCCGTTTGAGCCACATGATCTTTGGACTGTTCAGCCGTGCCTACATGGGTTCCGAGTTCGGTGGCATCCGGCGCGTCCAAGACTGGTAA